The window GAGGCGTTCACCGACGAGAAGACGAAGAACTGGATCAGGGCGCACGTCCACATGTACGACTACTTCGGCGGGGTGACCACGATGCTCGTGCCCGACAACTGCACGACGGCGGTAAACCACTCCCGCAGCGACTGGTACACGGCGCAGCTGAACCGGACCTACGGCGAGATGGCGGAACACTACGGGACGGCCGTCGTCCCGGCAAGGGTGCGCCATCCCAAGGACAAGGCGAGCGTCGAGGGCAACGTCGGCAAGATATCCTCGTGGGTAACGGCCGCGCTGCGCGACGAGGAGTTCTTCTCGCTCGCGGAACTGAACGAAGCCATATGGGATCGGCTGGAGACGTTCAACGCGCGGCAGTTCCAGAAGAAGGAATGCAGCAGGCGGGACATCTTCGAGAGCGAGGAACGCCCCCTGCTGAAGCCCCTTCCCGCCACACCCTTCGAAGTGGCGGAGTGGAAAACGTCGACCGTCCAGTTCAACTACCACATCGCCCTGGACGGGATGTACTACTCCGTACCCTACCAGTATATAAAAAAACAGGTGGAATCGCGCCTGACCGACACCGCCGTGGAGGTCTTCTACGGACACGAACGCATCGCTAGCCACGCGCGGCTGCGCGGAAGGCCCGGCCAGTACTCCACGGTGAAGGCGCACATGCCCGAGGGCCACCGGGAATACCTCGAGTGGGACGGCGAACGGTTCCGCCGCTGGGCTTCCGGGATAGGCGAAAAGACCGCCGCCGTGATAGACGCCCTGCTCGGGGCGGGGAGCGTGGAACAGCAGTCGTACAGGGCTTGCATGGGCGTGCTCAAGCTCGGCAAGCGCCACGGCGAGGCGATGCTGGAATGGGCCTGCGGCAAGGCGCTCGGGTTCACGAGCCGGCCCAGCTACAAGAACATCCGCGACATACTCCAGTACGGGAAGGGAAAGTCCGCAAGCCCGTCTACCGAAGCACGGCTGCCCGCCCGCGGAATCACGCGCGGAGCCAGGAACTACGGAGGCGAAAGATGAGCGTCAGCACGACAATCGACAAGCTGGTGGAGATGCGCATGACGACCATGTCGGAGATGTTCAGGAACCAGCAGAACGACCCGAAAATGAAGGACATCCCCTTCGAGGAGAGGTTCGCCATGCTCGTGGACGCCGAACACGCCAGCCGCAAGAGCCACGCCTTCGAACGGCTCGTCAAGAAGGCCGAGCTCGAGCAGAACGACGCGGGAGTCGCTACGATCGACTACCACTCGGGCCGCAAGCTGAACAAGGCGCTGATCCAGAAAC of the Fibrobacter sp. UWB15 genome contains:
- the istA gene encoding IS21 family transposase, which translates into the protein MTKYREILRLKHIGFSERNIARTAGVSRNTVKRVVEAATAAKIDWTHAESMEDATIEKALFPDRKPAQPSHTIDFEYIRKELLRNGVTKKLLWTEYCESCRLCNREPLMYSQFCHYIQQEEQKRRATMHIPRRPAETVEVDWAGDPAHVIDPDTGELMDAHLFVATLPYSQYTYVEAFTDEKTKNWIRAHVHMYDYFGGVTTMLVPDNCTTAVNHSRSDWYTAQLNRTYGEMAEHYGTAVVPARVRHPKDKASVEGNVGKISSWVTAALRDEEFFSLAELNEAIWDRLETFNARQFQKKECSRRDIFESEERPLLKPLPATPFEVAEWKTSTVQFNYHIALDGMYYSVPYQYIKKQVESRLTDTAVEVFYGHERIASHARLRGRPGQYSTVKAHMPEGHREYLEWDGERFRRWASGIGEKTAAVIDALLGAGSVEQQSYRACMGVLKLGKRHGEAMLEWACGKALGFTSRPSYKNIRDILQYGKGKSASPSTEARLPARGITRGARNYGGER